Proteins from a genomic interval of Xanthomonas sp. AM6:
- a CDS encoding family 20 glycosylhydrolase, with protein sequence MTAAGAPPRTPHRPTTAPAGVAAASRTTWLGLALFACAALLSGCGRDAPAPAQTAKPAAAPAPAAPKPANTAPLPLLPAPAQVKRGDATLTIGTGSTLSVPTDDEAAMRVARQLAALLERTRGLALEVRAETIPPNGSIRLQMNPNTGVDAPEGYALDVDGNTMLIQARDERGLFYGAMSAWQLLTPDAGKGEVEVPEVKIRDWPRFGWRGLLLDVARHFHGPDTVKHVIDAMAEHKLNVLHLHLTDDQGWRIEIKRYPKLTEIGAWRIPPGAGTQGVPDRYGGFYTQDQIRDLVAYAAARHITIVPELDMPGHAQAAVAAYPELVGVTKQRPKVSVDWGVNPYLFDTDEKSLTFIRGVLDEVLQLFPSQYIHIGGDEAVKDQWERSPAVRAQMRKLGVKDAHAMQGWFNQQLSDYLSKHDRRLIGWDEILEGGLPASASVMSWRGVDGAVTAAKQGHDVVLVPAGWLYLDNLQSARSDEPNGRLAVLPLQKVYEFDPVPAALSAEEAKHVLGAQAALWAEYIPSAWHIDHALFPRLGALAEAAWSPMAVRSWDGFLQRLPAQLNRYRALGIDYGDGAFAPDIAIQGGDNAALDSGKATIALGNQARFGSFRYTTDGSEPKADSPRYAAPFEVALPATVRVATFADDGTMLAAPRTRILDRAGLLSRDTQGLSSCADGSLGLRVPLLPDLPGKDTPVFNVDLFSSCWRYADARLDGVGSIRIDAARLARNYGLAHDQVKVKRYPAKTAHGELEVRLGDCKGKLLARIPLPGGKALGEQFSLEAPLPKQTGTHDLCLRSTARIDGPYYAIGAVHLIETTAQAPPAAAR encoded by the coding sequence ATGACTGCAGCAGGTGCACCCCCGCGCACGCCACACCGCCCGACGACCGCCCCGGCAGGCGTCGCGGCGGCCTCCCGTACCACGTGGCTGGGGCTTGCCCTGTTCGCATGCGCTGCGCTGCTGAGCGGTTGCGGCCGCGACGCCCCCGCTCCGGCGCAGACCGCCAAGCCCGCCGCGGCGCCGGCACCGGCCGCGCCGAAGCCGGCCAACACCGCGCCGTTGCCGCTGCTCCCGGCGCCGGCGCAGGTCAAGCGCGGCGACGCCACGCTGACCATCGGCACCGGCAGCACGCTGTCGGTGCCGACCGACGACGAGGCGGCCATGCGCGTGGCCCGGCAACTGGCCGCGCTGCTGGAACGCACCCGCGGCCTGGCGCTGGAGGTGCGCGCGGAGACCATTCCGCCGAACGGCAGCATCCGCCTGCAGATGAACCCCAACACCGGGGTGGATGCGCCGGAAGGCTACGCGCTGGACGTGGACGGCAACACCATGCTGATCCAGGCGCGCGACGAGCGCGGCCTGTTCTACGGCGCGATGAGCGCCTGGCAGCTGCTCACTCCCGACGCCGGCAAGGGCGAAGTGGAGGTGCCGGAGGTCAAGATCCGCGACTGGCCGCGCTTCGGCTGGCGCGGCCTGCTGCTCGACGTGGCCCGCCACTTCCACGGCCCGGACACGGTCAAGCACGTCATCGATGCGATGGCCGAGCACAAGCTCAACGTGCTGCACCTGCACCTGACCGACGACCAGGGCTGGCGCATCGAGATCAAGCGCTATCCCAAGCTCACCGAGATCGGCGCCTGGCGCATCCCGCCCGGCGCCGGCACGCAGGGCGTGCCCGACCGCTACGGCGGCTTCTACACCCAGGACCAGATCCGCGACCTGGTGGCCTACGCCGCCGCGCGGCACATCACCATCGTGCCGGAACTGGACATGCCCGGGCATGCGCAGGCGGCGGTGGCGGCGTATCCGGAACTGGTCGGCGTGACCAAGCAGCGGCCGAAGGTGTCGGTGGACTGGGGCGTCAATCCCTACCTGTTCGACACCGACGAGAAGAGCCTGACCTTCATCCGGGGCGTGCTCGACGAAGTGCTGCAGCTGTTCCCGTCGCAGTACATCCACATCGGCGGCGATGAAGCGGTCAAGGACCAGTGGGAGCGGTCGCCGGCGGTGCGCGCGCAGATGCGCAAGCTCGGGGTCAAGGACGCGCACGCGATGCAGGGCTGGTTCAACCAGCAGCTGTCCGACTACCTGAGCAAGCACGACCGGCGCCTGATCGGCTGGGACGAGATCCTGGAAGGCGGCTTGCCGGCGAGCGCCTCGGTGATGTCCTGGCGCGGCGTCGACGGCGCGGTGACCGCGGCCAAGCAGGGCCACGACGTGGTGCTGGTGCCGGCCGGCTGGCTGTACCTGGACAACCTGCAGAGCGCGCGCAGCGACGAGCCCAACGGCCGCCTGGCGGTGCTGCCGCTGCAGAAGGTCTACGAGTTCGATCCGGTGCCGGCCGCGCTCAGCGCCGAGGAAGCCAAGCACGTGCTCGGCGCGCAGGCCGCGCTGTGGGCCGAGTACATTCCCTCGGCCTGGCACATCGACCATGCGCTGTTCCCGCGCCTGGGCGCGCTGGCCGAGGCGGCGTGGTCGCCGATGGCGGTGCGCAGCTGGGACGGCTTCCTGCAGCGCCTGCCGGCGCAGCTCAACCGCTACCGCGCGCTCGGCATCGACTACGGCGACGGCGCGTTCGCGCCGGACATCGCCATCCAGGGCGGCGACAACGCGGCGCTGGACAGCGGCAAGGCCACGATTGCGCTCGGCAACCAGGCCAGGTTCGGCAGCTTCCGCTACACCACCGACGGCAGCGAACCCAAGGCCGATTCGCCGCGCTACGCGGCGCCGTTCGAGGTCGCGCTGCCGGCCACGGTGCGCGTGGCCACCTTCGCCGACGACGGCACCATGCTGGCCGCCCCGCGCACCCGCATCCTCGACCGCGCCGGCCTGCTCAGCCGCGACACCCAGGGCCTGAGTTCCTGCGCCGACGGCAGCCTGGGCCTGCGCGTGCCGCTGCTGCCGGACCTGCCGGGCAAGGACACGCCGGTGTTCAACGTCGACCTGTTCAGCAGCTGCTGGCGCTATGCCGACGCGCGCCTGGACGGCGTCGGCAGCATCCGCATCGACGCGGCGCGGCTGGCGCGCAACTACGGGCTGGCGCACGACCAGGTCAAGGTCAAGCGCTACCCGGCCAAGACCGCGCACGGCGAGCTGGAAGTGCGCCTGGGCGACTGCAAGGGCAAGCTGCTGGCGCGCATCCCGCTTCCGGGCGGCAAGGCGCTGGGCGAGCAGTTCTCGCTGGAAGCGCCGCTGCCCAAGCAGACCGGCACGCACGACCTGTGCCTGCGCTCCACCGCCCGCATCGACGGTCCGTACTACGCCATCGGCGCCGTCCATCTGATCGAAACCACCGCGCAGGCGCCCCCCGCCGCCGCGCGCTGA